The Cryptomeria japonica chromosome 2, Sugi_1.0, whole genome shotgun sequence region ATAAGATAGAGACATAAGGAGGAAAtaatgatcctaagtgaaatcaagcattcaagcattcaagtgtccatTCAGGCATTCATTGagaatctcaagtctcctttcaaggctaggtgttgcattcaagtcaaggattcaaccattgaaaaggagatctctttcatcattctATTCTATACAAGaaattctatctacatttcaattgcatcctcccttgaggtgaattctatttcagtctttcatttacatttacttgcaagtactacttttcatcatttggttaattccaaaactggggtttgacctgtaggaaaacccccaatcccaacccctttcctatcttttctatgtgtaggttgtaggtgcgcaactatatttgcagatttggacttcatttttagaggcagaaaaacccttttcgacgcgcggattttttagaggactgtgtgcactttcaacatggtccccacaactttcgctcaaatttgtaggggagcttcgtctcgacattttactgccaattccaggtgcacagcttcatcccacattcctatctcaagttatagtcatttctttgtctcttttacacttagtcttaaattgcATAATCCAaccttttacattctaaaagaggggttacttttactttccaaatccattgtcaattcacttagaattcaatctcttcctattgagattggatctagtgaattctcccccctcttttaaatgtaatgtgcatgaaaaggttaaggagaatgaaaaggttaaggagaatgttttgtgaaactttcactccttctcttgaggagagaaaagctttcctcttgatttcttcatcaccctctTTCACCACCATTACACTATATTTGTATTTCTTTTACATTACTTGATGCTATCTAGATCAAATTCATCTAGGAGCATATCAAGCTCTTTGACCACCTATTTAATTTAATTAGCTATTGCTTCATTTTCATGTTTTGTGGCATTTGTTACTATCTCAAATATTTCTTCTACCTCCAAGAGCACTCTTTAGGTATTTTCTAAGGTATCCTTGGTTTCTTCAAACTCAGAGGCAAGTTAATCAAGcctttcttgcttttccttctatACATTTAAAGCTATCTTTGGAATTTTGATGACCATATCCTAATCTATAATTAGTTATAGATATTTTGATCTCATTCTAGGATATTTTTCATTACTTGTAGATCTATAAGAGTGATTGTATGTTTATTCCCTACAATATTTACTTCATTCACCATTTGGGGCTTCCCACAACTTAGATTCAGCTCTTCAATGAGTCTTTTCATGTTATCGAAGTTAGTTAGAACATGCATCTCTCTCCGTACCTTTACCAGAAGTTTCTCAATCCATTCATGTAGCTTTATAGGCCTTTGTGCAACATTGGTAAGTTGATCATCTGTATTTCCTTGTCCATGTATAGTGAATAAATGGGTAATTGatcttaataaaaaatgcatttaatatttataGAGGTCTTCTAAATTAAAATTAACATTGTAAAAGCATTACATATTGTGTCTCACTTAAAGTATTCAATATTTTTACTTGAGTCATTAAATATTGGAAGCGAAGTGGTCGAGAACCTCCTTGTAAGCTTATCTCTCATTGTTTATTATTGTCCACAAATAAAGGGCTTGGATAGGTGGTTATTGGCATCATCTTGTATTTGATTCTTCCCTAATAGTAGACATTAGAtttctttgaaaaatttgaaaCCTAAAAATGTATTGTAATCTTTTCAATTGTTGAATAATATGTTATATTAGAACGTTAAAGACAaaaaatttcttaatttttttaaccCCCAATATATCAATATCTCACACTCTTATATATACTTTGTCATAATCTTCcattattaatatttattcatatcatTATTAAATTTATTGTAAAAGCTATTTATATATACTTCCATTCTTTCTTTTCCTCAAAATTCATTTGTTTTCAACGAATTCAACACTATATTCACCTCCAACCCACGAACCGCTGCACTGTCCATATCATCTTTATACAACCATGTAAAGCTTGCGTGTGATCTCAAGATCCATCAAATAAACCAGAATGTTTTAACGATTAGAACAGATTGTACGTTATGCCATTTCATATATAGCATTAAAATAAGACTACCATAACCTGCGTGAAATTCGGAAGCTGAGCCTTGAAGGCCAAGCAATCCACAACAAGGGGGGATGACCCATTAATTAGATGGCCTGGCCCCATCAATCACCCAACACATGAATTAGTTaacaaaatgtgaaaaatcattatgATTCCATGTGGGTTTTATTAAATCAAACAACCCAACTCATGATTACTTTGAATCTCACCACTATATATAGACCTCAAATGAAACTTTTGTTGTGCATTTGTGGAGAACAATTATTGAACAATGGCGATTAGGGTTGTTAGAATTGTGCATTTGTGCTTAGCATGGTTTCTAATGTCTTCCATTCTGCTCAAAACTGCAGATTGTCATGGGTGGAAGAAAAGGCTTCCAAAGCTCTGCAAaaatatggtgttgtattttcATGATATCATCTACAATGGTGAAAATAGTGATAATGCAACTTCTGTATTGATAGCAGCTCCTCAAGGCTCTAATCTCACCATTTTGagagaacaaaaccattttggagatTTGGTTGTGTTTAATGACCCAATTACTTTGGACAATAATCTGCCTTCTCCTCCCGTGTGAAGAGCTCAGGGATTTTATCTCTATGACATGAAGGATTTCTTCAGTGCATGGCTTGGTTTTACGTTTGTTCTGAATTGCACAGATTATAAAGGGACTATGACATTTGCTGGTTCAGATCCTGCACTTAAGCACAGAGATATTTCTGTGGTTGGAGGAACGGGTGATTTCTTAATGGCCAGAGGAATTGCCACCCTTTCTACTGATGCTCTCGAGGACAGCGTTTATTTTCGCCTGCGAGTGAATATTACACTCTATGATTGTTACTGAAACTCGTTacgtaactttgcattgcatgtagaTGCACTTGCATGTTTGCATGATTTGTGTGCGTTTGACTAATAATTTTTTGATTTCGTGTATCTCCAGTCACAAGATTTGGAGATGATGAATTAGGGAGGGAAGGATTATTGATTTTGGGTCTTTCCAATAACAAGATCTGGCGTCCCAGTGTATTTTGGAGAGGTGCAGAAGGGAGCTTGAGTTTGTTTTCATCGATGTTATAGATTGTTTGATCTTGTGAATGTCAttaaaaaatttcatttcattgattcatcttgaatgttcaaattttaaaaatttttgtGAATTTTAAGAGATTATATTTCTTAGTTTTATTCTAGATTTCGAATCTCATAGACTGTTTGGTTTTATgaacatcattaaaaaaaaattattttaatttttcaattatttttgaaTGTTCAAAGTTACAAACATTTGTGAGTTATAAGAgattatttttattcaatttattcTAACTCTTAGATTTTAAAAACTGTTTGGATTGGTGAATATCATTAAAAAGATTTCATTTCATTGTCATTCATTATTTTGAATGTTCCATTTAGTGAGTTTTAAGAGAttgtattttttaataatatttgttTGCTACTTTGTGTTAATGATAGTAAGATATTAGGTAAGTTATAAGGACTATAACTTTATAAGTTAAAAACATAAATGAAATCAATTAGGCTGTTTCAGCAATAATATTTGACAGCATTGATGGGACACAACTCTTCCTTGTAAAAAGTAGGGACTTGTTTATTGGAGTGCATGACTATCTATCTACCTCGTTTGTTTAAATCAAAATCAAATCCAAAGAGCTAGCATATCAAGACGACCAAGTCACTTCTTGTCTCATGCAATCATCTAAttgatttgtttaaaaaaaaagaaaaaagaaaaaatgattgtTATGATCTACTTGGGTTGATTATGCTTATGTAAATCACATAGGTTTGCTTATATTTCATGTAAGTTAAGATTGTTAAATTGAATAACATTCATataatagaataaaaaatatttaaagatGGGGATGAAATATATATTTCATGTAAAATTAATGTCTTAAAATTTAAGTTAAGATTGTTAAATTGAATAACATTCATATAATAGAATAAAAAATCTATAAAGATGGGGATGAAATATAAGATTTTTTGGGgttgttttcaaattttcaaatcatATGTAAGATTGGATTACTACAAATCAAATCGACTTTTTTccaattataaattttttaaatcttaAATGATTGAGAGGTGTTTTAAATGATTAAGACGCATTATAATGACAGAGTGATGtaaacaaataaatcaataagaTTTTAACATGCAAATAATACATAGAAATGAATATGAAATAGACAAGAAGAATAAAAATAACTACAAAAAGATAAGAGATACAAATGTACCTTGGAGAAACTTTTTCAAACAAAACTTAATCTCTTTGTACAACTTAATGTATTGTCAAATAAAAATGGTTATAATACATCCATAGAGCTTCTTCGTGCAATACTTCAATGAGATTAAAACTCCAACTCCTTCCATAGAAATTCGACAAAAATACCTTACAAAATACTTTTGCTGTATAGACTTAATGAGACCTAGAAAACCACCAAATGATAATACTAAGGGTCTAATCACGGTTCTACTCCCCTATGAAAGATTTATTACATCTTACACCCATTAATAATGGATTATATGCCCTTACAAGTCCACTATGTAACCCCCTCATCAATGCCTTATTAAACCAATATTTCAAAAGTATTAGACAATAATAAAAGATAATTACTTATGTCCTCACCCTAACATAGGCAACTCATTTTTCCCACTTCATTACTAAtggaaatatataaattatttacccATATACAAACTATTAAGTTATAATAGAACTTAATATATGCAAGTAGAAAAACATACCTAATGTAAACATTCCCCCACTtgatatttatataaaaaatgtaTAAGAAGATCCAACAAAATAATCT contains the following coding sequences:
- the LOC131051907 gene encoding LOW QUALITY PROTEIN: dirigent protein (The sequence of the model RefSeq protein was modified relative to this genomic sequence to represent the inferred CDS: substituted 1 base at 1 genomic stop codon), with the protein product MAIRVVRIVHLCLAWFLMSSILLKTADCHGWKKRLPKLCKNMVLYFHDIIYNGENSDNATSVLIAAPQGSNLTILREQNHFGDLVVFNDPITLDNNLPSPPVXRAQGFYLYDMKDFFSAWLGFTFVLNCTDYKGTMTFAGSDPALKHRDISVVGGTGDFLMARGIATLSTDALEDSVYFRLRVNITLYDCY